One stretch of Plodia interpunctella isolate USDA-ARS_2022_Savannah chromosome 10, ilPloInte3.2, whole genome shotgun sequence DNA includes these proteins:
- the LOC128672820 gene encoding kelch-like protein 10 has protein sequence MEFNTKHRKLSKNKNSVRTPAATKQRLTKKKTVARKRKCVCLPENYSVVEFPSIWNELRQNGQLCDGKIVCRDMKSIRVHRAILSAVSPYFKAIFVNSLKKGEPEETEIFVDVPSCYMSLILDYAYTGTCVVTAANVEYLLPYADQFDIVGVIQLCCQFLLQELRPHNCLGIFKFARYYFCGELEKKGKLYIRQNFSRILKECNEFKSISYDELEDILRDDELNVRNEEIVFQAVKTWVEHDLENRRKYIPSLLSCVRYGHISYKYFKSKILQWQPVIDDEKCQEALYPAVVFLTVLDSRPGTEADLNDPLARPRIPYEILFAVGGWSAGSPTSFVETYDTRADRWFLSIHMDLTPRAYHGLCSLNNLIYMIGGFDGSDHFNTVRCYDPVANTWHERACMYQARCYVSVVAHDGLIYALGGYNGRTRMSSVERYYPDKNQWEMTTSMNKQRSDASAASLGGKIYIVGGFNGQEVLSSAEVFDPDTKQWSFIHSMISPRSGVSLIAYRDCLYALGGFNGYSRLNTGEKFNPQRGGDWQEVTEMFSARSNFATVLLDDMIFVIGGFNGSTTIPHVECYDGDTLEWYDAAPMNLNRSALSACVLVGLPNARSFSYLAKAVPAAGADQAHHS, from the exons ATGGAATTTAATACGAAACATAGAAAattatccaaaaataaaaattctgttCGTACTCCCGCAGCCACAAAACAACGATTAACCAAAAAGAAGACTGTAGCTCGAAAACGAAAATGCGTGTGCCTTCCTGAAAATTATTCGGTAGTGGAATTCCCATCGATATGGAATGAATTGCGACAGAATGGCCAACTGTGCGATGGGAAAATTGTTTGTAGGGATATGAAATCAATAAGAGTGCACAGGGCAATACTTTCAGCCGTTAGTCCCTATTTCAAagcaatatttgtaaattccCTAAAGAAAGGAGAACCAGAGGAAACGGAAATTTTTGTAGATGTTCCAAGTTGTTACATGAGCCTCATTCTAGATTATGCATATACAGGTACATGCGTAGTAACGGCTGCAAATGTAGAATATTTGTTACCTTATGCTGACCAGTTCGACATCGTCGGTGTTATTCAACTTTGCTGTCAATTCCTACTACAGGAGTTAAGGCCACATAACTGTCTTGGAATTTTCAAGTTTgctagatattatttttgtggaGAGCTTGAAAAGAAGGGGAAGTTGTATATAAGACAGAATTTTAGCAGAATACTTAAGGAatgtaatgaatttaaatctatatctTATGATGAACTGGAAGATATTTTGAGAGATGATGAATTGAACGTTCGAAATGAAGAGATAGTGTTCCAAGCAGTTAAAACTTGGGTAGAGCATGATTTAGAAAACCGAAGAAAATACATTCCATCGCTTCTCTCCTGCGTCAGATATGGTCACAttagttacaaatattttaaatctaaaattttacaatggcAGCCAGTGATAGATGACGAG AAATGCCAAGAAGCACTTTACCCAGCAGTGGTATTCCTCACAGTTTTGGATTCAAGGCCTGGAACAGAAGCAGATCTTAATGACCCCTTAGCGCGGCCTCGGATTCCATACGAAATATTATTTGCTGTTGGTGGTTGGAGCGCTGGCAGCCCTACGAGTTTTGTCGAAACTTATGATACTAG GGCTGACCGTTGGTTCCTCTCAATCCACATGGACCTGACTCCCCGCGCGTACCACGGGCTGTGCTCACTGAACAACCTGATCTACATGATCGGCGGCTTTGACGGCAGTGATCACTTCAACACCGTACGGTGTTACGACCCCGTTGCGAACACGTGGCACGAACGGGCTTGCATGTATCAAGCGAGGTGCTACGTCAGCGTCGTCGCTCACG ATGGTCTAATCTACGCATTGGGTGGCTACAATGGCCGCACGCGAATGTCATCGGTAGAGCGCTACTATCCGGACAAGAATCAGTGGGAGATGACCACGTCTATGAACAAACAGAGGTCTGATGCGTCCGCTGCTTCTCTTGGAGGCAAA ATATACATAGTGGGCGGCTTCAACGGCCAGGAAGTGCTTAGTTCAGCGGAGGTGTTCGACCCCGACACGAAGCAGTGGAGTTTCATCCACTCCATGATCAGCCCGCGCTCCGGCGTCAGCCTCATCGCGTACCGAGACTGTCTGTACGCGCTGGGAGGGTTCAATGGCTACAGCCGGTTGAATACTG GAGAAAAGTTCAACCCTCAACGGGGCGGTGATTGGCAAGAAGTCACGGAGATGTTCAGCGCTCGAAGTAATTTCGCCACAGTTTTATTGGACGATATGATTTTCGTCATCGGTGGTTTTAACG GGTCCACGACAATCCCGCACGTGGAGTGTTACGACGGCGACACGCTGGAGTGGTACGACGCAGCCCCGATGAACCTCAACCGCTCGGCTCTGAGCGCCTGCGTTCTGGTGGGACTCCCGAATGCGCGCTCGTTCTCCTACCTGGCCAAAGCTGTACCGGCCGCCGGCGCCGATCAAGCCCACCATTCCTGA
- the BHD gene encoding folliculin isoform X1, translating into MNAIVGMCHFCEAHGPRPLFCTFTTDDEKHATESSKSTVECTGCTSLGPETVYVSRDDGGTIFCSRESIPNTDVMAFLRQAAIRSITCEVSWSKEGGVVYFSETLGHVLSLMFQLRDTRARGLRRWFSIVVLMRDKMLLLNITPVLSEHMLKISKELQSLADSVFNEEQKICSQRALRLTTGSYDFGQSRSLIQLSGDGEIFKRLHSHFTWMLKAGALTYSETLHTSQEMLRKINPNSIKQSIFEENACSVPSDEEYMPLRALENLLSQEVFRILLYCTLTGIDIVIKSQHQNASSIAKGLTRLFPLSNINSTRIRLSNNSEQVQCTGRLCVVDSETNNFYCKWPGVLPPKCPTIMNRIEASMKNSNIDDAVLHQYIKSLQLEWLGIAKAVKAAVESSGEKSAAVANLKKVFGLTPQDELLVNYWISTFC; encoded by the exons atgaatgctATTGTCGGTATGTGTCATTTTTGTGAAGCCCATGGCCCGCGGCCTTTATTCTGTACTTTCACGACCGATGATGAGAAACACGCAACGGAATCGTCCAAGTCTACCGTGGAATGTACGGGCTGCACATCTCTTGGCCCTGAGACCGTGTACGTGTCCAGGGATGACGGTGGAACCATTTTTTGCAGCAGGGAGTCTATTCCTAACACGGATGTCATGGCATTCTTGCGGCAAGCAGCTATAAGGAGTATTACTTGTGAG GTAAGCTGGAGTAAAGAGGGTGGAGTGGTATACTTCAGTGAGACACTGGGCCATGTGCTCAGTCTTATGTTCCAGCTCCGAGACACCCGTGCTCGGGGGCTCCGACGGTGGTTCTCTATTGTGGTGCTCATGCGGGACAAGATGCTGCTGCTGAACATCACACCAGTGCTGTCGGAACATATGTTG aaaatatcaaaagaaCTACAAAGTCTAGCTGATTCTGTATTTAATGAGGAACAAAAGATATGTTCCCAAAGAGCACTGAGACTCACAACTGGAAGTTACGACTTTGGACAGTCAAGATCACTGATTCAGTTGTCAG GTGATGGAGAAATCTTTAAAAGACTCCACTCTCATTTCACTTGGATGTTAAAAGCCGGTGCTCTCACATACTCCGAGACTCTTCATACAAGTCAAGAAATGTTGAGGAAAATAAACCCCAATTCCATCAAGCAGTcaatatttgaagaaaatgcTTGTAGTGTACCAAGTGATGAGGAGTACATGCCTTTGAGGGCTCTAGAGAATTTACTATCACAAGAAGTATTCAGGATACTGCTCTATTGCACATTGACTGGAATTGAT ATAGTCATTAAATCTCAACATCAAAATGCCTCGAGCATTGCCAAAGGACTCACAAGACTGTTTCCTCTTTCCAACATAAATAGTACTAGAATTAGGTTAAGTAATAATAGTGAACAAGTGCAGTGTACAGGGCGCCTGTGCGTCGTGGATTCAGAGACtaacaacttttattgtaAATGGCCTGGAGTGCTGCCGCCGAAAT GTCCCACTATAATGAATAGGATAGAAGCGTCAATGAAAAATTCGAACATTGACGACGCTGTACTTCACCAGTACATCAAGTCGTTACAGCTGGAATGGCTCGG GATAGCTAAAGCTGTGAAGGCTGCAGTGGAATCATCAGGCGAAAAGTCTGCAGCAGTAGCTAATTTGAAGAAAGTATTTGGTTTGACACCCCAAGATGAACTACTAGTTAATTATTGGATTAGTACATTCTGTTAA
- the LOC128672823 gene encoding 15-hydroxyprostaglandin dehydrogenase [NAD(+)]-like — translation MELKGKVALITGASAGIGLAYSEELLKQGAKVSLCDIDSEVGEQVADELGAKYGRKNVLFCQCDVTDYPQYEEAFEMTMKVFNRLDVVINNAGVMNDRFWELEVDVNLNGVIRGTLLAYRYMGKDRGGQGGTIVNTASTAFARPQVSTPIYTATNYAVVGLTRAYGDQYHVNLTGVRSLVLCPGLTDTGLVKEIRKQLMSSEYEAAWQRDNGNSKAQSAEHVGRALIEILTKGQSGSVWIVENGQPAREWRG, via the exons atggaGCTGAAAGGAAAGGTAGCCCTCATCACAGGCGCGTCCGCGGGCATCGGGCTCGCTTACAGCGAAGAATTACTAAAACAAGGAGCAAAG GTTTCTCTTTGCGATATAGATTCCGAAGTCGGCGAACAGGTGGCTGATGAACTGGGCGCCAAGTATGGCCGGAAGAACGTATTGTTTTGCCAGTGTGATGTCACAGACTATCCGCAATATGAAG AGGCGTTCGAAATGACGATGAAGGTGTTTAACCGGCTGGACGTCGTGATCAACAACGCTGGAGTCATGAACGACCGGTTCTGGGAGCTCGAGGTGGATGTGAATTTG AACGGTGTGATACGTGGCACTCTCCTGGCTTACCGGTACATGGGGAAAGACCGCGGGGGCCAGGGTGGCACTATCGTAAATACTGCGTCCACGGCTTTCGCTAGGCCGCAAGTATCCACACCCATCTATACTGCAACTAATTATGCTGTTGTTGGACTCACCAGGGCATATGGG gACCAATACCACGTGAACCTGACCGGAGTGCGGAGTCTGGTGCTCTGCCCGGGGCTAACGGACACGGGGCTGGTGAAGGAGATCCGGAAGCAGCTCATGTCATCGGAGTACGAGGCGGCCTGGCAGCGGGACAACGGCAATAGCAAGGCGCAGAG TGCGGAGCACGTCGGCCGAGCGCTAATAGAGATCCTGACGAAAGGCCAGAGTGGCTCGGTATGGATAGTGGAGAATGGGCAGCCTGCCCGGGAGTGGCGTGGTTAA
- the RpL18 gene encoding large ribosomal subunit protein eL18 — protein MGIDINHKHDRKVRRTEVKSQDVYLRLLVKLYRYLARRTNSKFNTIVLRRLFMSRINRPPISLSRLARHMKKPTREGLIAVVVGTVTNDVRLYTVPKMTVAALHVTEKARARILAAGGEILTFDQLALRAPTGRKTVLVQGRRNAREAVRHFGPAPGAPRSHTKPYVRSKGHERARPSRRSNV, from the exons ATG GGTATCGACATCAACCACAAACACGATAGGAAAGTTAGGCGCACGGAAGTAAAGTCTCAAGATGTATACTTGAGGCTGCTTGTAAAA CTGTACAGGTATTTGGCCAGGCGTACGAACTCCAAGTTCAATACGATCGTACTGCGCCGCCTGTTCATGAGCCGCATCAACCGGCCACCAATCTCTTTGTCCCGCCTGGCCCGCCACATGAAGAAGCCCACTCGCGAGGGTCTGATCGCTGTTGTTGTCGGCACAGTAACCAATGATGTTAGGCTGTACACAGTCCCTAAAATGACAGTAGCTGCTCTTCACGTCACGGAAAAGGCTCGTGCCCGTATCTTGGCTGCTGGAG GAGAGATCCTGACATTCGACCAGCTTGCGCTGCGGGCGCCCACAGGCCGCAAGACAGTGCTGGTGCAGGGCCGCCGTAACGCGCGCGAGGCGGTGCGCCACTTTGGGCCGGCGCCGGGCGCTCCGCGCTCGCACACCAAGCCCTACGTGCGCTCCAAGGGACACGAGCGCGCGAGGCCCAGCCGTCGCTCCAACGTCTAA
- the BHD gene encoding folliculin isoform X2, whose amino-acid sequence MNAIVGMCHFCEAHGPRPLFCTFTTDDEKHATESSKSTVECTGCTSLGPETVYVSRDDGGTIFCSRESIPNTDVMAFLRQAAIRSITCEVSWSKEGGVVYFSETLGHVLSLMFQLRDTRARGLRRWFSIVVLMRDKMLLLNITPVLSEHMLKISKELQSLADSVFNEEQKICSQRALRLTTGSYDFGQSRSLIQLSGDGEIFKRLHSHFTWMLKAGALTYSETLHTSQEMLRKINPNSIKQSIFEENACSVPSDEEYMPLRALENLLSQEVFRILLYCTLTGIDIVIKSQHQNASSIAKGLTRLFPLSNINSTRIRLSNNSEQVQCTGRLCVVDSETNNFYCKWPGVLPPKCPTIMNRIEASMKNSNIDDAVLHQYIKSLQLEWLG is encoded by the exons atgaatgctATTGTCGGTATGTGTCATTTTTGTGAAGCCCATGGCCCGCGGCCTTTATTCTGTACTTTCACGACCGATGATGAGAAACACGCAACGGAATCGTCCAAGTCTACCGTGGAATGTACGGGCTGCACATCTCTTGGCCCTGAGACCGTGTACGTGTCCAGGGATGACGGTGGAACCATTTTTTGCAGCAGGGAGTCTATTCCTAACACGGATGTCATGGCATTCTTGCGGCAAGCAGCTATAAGGAGTATTACTTGTGAG GTAAGCTGGAGTAAAGAGGGTGGAGTGGTATACTTCAGTGAGACACTGGGCCATGTGCTCAGTCTTATGTTCCAGCTCCGAGACACCCGTGCTCGGGGGCTCCGACGGTGGTTCTCTATTGTGGTGCTCATGCGGGACAAGATGCTGCTGCTGAACATCACACCAGTGCTGTCGGAACATATGTTG aaaatatcaaaagaaCTACAAAGTCTAGCTGATTCTGTATTTAATGAGGAACAAAAGATATGTTCCCAAAGAGCACTGAGACTCACAACTGGAAGTTACGACTTTGGACAGTCAAGATCACTGATTCAGTTGTCAG GTGATGGAGAAATCTTTAAAAGACTCCACTCTCATTTCACTTGGATGTTAAAAGCCGGTGCTCTCACATACTCCGAGACTCTTCATACAAGTCAAGAAATGTTGAGGAAAATAAACCCCAATTCCATCAAGCAGTcaatatttgaagaaaatgcTTGTAGTGTACCAAGTGATGAGGAGTACATGCCTTTGAGGGCTCTAGAGAATTTACTATCACAAGAAGTATTCAGGATACTGCTCTATTGCACATTGACTGGAATTGAT ATAGTCATTAAATCTCAACATCAAAATGCCTCGAGCATTGCCAAAGGACTCACAAGACTGTTTCCTCTTTCCAACATAAATAGTACTAGAATTAGGTTAAGTAATAATAGTGAACAAGTGCAGTGTACAGGGCGCCTGTGCGTCGTGGATTCAGAGACtaacaacttttattgtaAATGGCCTGGAGTGCTGCCGCCGAAAT GTCCCACTATAATGAATAGGATAGAAGCGTCAATGAAAAATTCGAACATTGACGACGCTGTACTTCACCAGTACATCAAGTCGTTACAGCTGGAATGGCTCGG CTAA